The Gimibacter soli genome includes a region encoding these proteins:
- a CDS encoding group III truncated hemoglobin, whose product MTPPLPLTDEGLARLVDAFYARVRADDMIGWVFNNAISDWPHHLEQLSAFWSSVMLTSGRYKGRPMPAHMKHKAHIRPEMFDRWLALWAATTNELMTPVDAAELQEKATRIGESLKLSLFFRPEDLIPRAAE is encoded by the coding sequence ATGACCCCGCCCCTGCCCCTCACTGACGAAGGCCTTGCCCGGCTCGTGGATGCCTTCTACGCCCGCGTCCGCGCCGACGACATGATCGGCTGGGTGTTCAACAATGCGATCTCCGACTGGCCCCATCATCTGGAGCAGCTTTCCGCCTTCTGGTCATCGGTGATGCTGACAAGTGGTCGCTACAAGGGCCGCCCGATGCCTGCGCATATGAAGCACAAGGCCCATATCCGGCCCGAAATGTTCGACCGATGGCTTGCCCTCTGGGCGGCAACAACCAACGAGCTGATGACGCCAGTAGACGCCGCTGAACTGCAGGAAAAGGCCACACGCATCGGCGAAAGCCTGAAACTTTCCCTCTTCTTCCGCCCGGAAGATCTTATCCCCCGCGCGGCGGAATAA
- a CDS encoding threonine ammonia-lyase, protein MTDAKLPINAEDVRRAAMAIEGAIPHTPMHHSRTLSAITGADVWLKFEIFQFTAAYKERGALNKLLSLPKDTNGVIAASAGNHAQGVSFHAGRLGIPATIVMPEGTPFNKVKRTEELGARVVLSGKTFEEATQAAYDLAEKEGLTFVHPFDDPLVMAGQGTVGLEMLDECPELDTLIVPIGGGGLISGIATIAKAIKPGIKVVGVQTEAFPSMKAVVDGTDLKGSSVTVAEGIAVKKPGEKTREVVKALVDDILIVPESRIEAAILLMMEVEKVVVEGAGAIGLAALMHYKEYFHGRKVGIVLTGGNIDSRLLASAIMRGMARDGRLTRLRIEMMDQPGNLARVTEVVARLGANVIEVKHQREFGAVSLKMTEMELVVETKDRAHADRLVEALEAVGFSVSAAKTV, encoded by the coding sequence ATGACCGATGCAAAACTGCCCATCAATGCTGAAGATGTGCGCCGCGCGGCCATGGCCATTGAAGGCGCCATCCCGCACACACCCATGCATCACTCCCGCACGCTCAGCGCCATCACCGGCGCCGACGTCTGGCTGAAGTTCGAGATTTTCCAGTTCACCGCCGCCTATAAGGAGCGCGGTGCGCTGAACAAGCTGTTGTCGTTGCCCAAGGATACGAACGGCGTGATCGCCGCGTCCGCCGGCAACCATGCGCAGGGTGTCAGCTTTCATGCCGGTCGCCTTGGCATCCCGGCGACCATCGTGATGCCGGAAGGCACCCCGTTCAACAAGGTGAAGCGCACCGAGGAACTGGGCGCCCGCGTTGTGCTATCCGGCAAGACGTTCGAGGAAGCCACACAGGCCGCCTATGATCTTGCCGAGAAGGAAGGCCTCACCTTCGTGCATCCGTTTGATGATCCGCTCGTGATGGCGGGCCAGGGCACAGTCGGCCTCGAGATGCTCGATGAATGCCCCGAGCTTGACACCCTGATCGTGCCGATCGGTGGCGGCGGCCTCATCTCGGGCATCGCCACCATCGCCAAGGCCATCAAGCCGGGCATCAAGGTGGTAGGCGTGCAGACCGAGGCTTTCCCCTCGATGAAAGCGGTGGTTGACGGCACCGACCTCAAGGGCTCGTCCGTCACGGTAGCCGAGGGCATCGCCGTGAAAAAGCCGGGCGAGAAAACCCGCGAGGTCGTCAAGGCGCTGGTCGATGACATCCTGATCGTGCCCGAAAGCCGTATCGAAGCTGCCATCCTCCTTATGATGGAAGTCGAGAAGGTCGTCGTGGAAGGCGCCGGCGCCATCGGGCTCGCAGCCCTCATGCACTACAAGGAATATTTCCACGGTCGCAAGGTCGGCATCGTGCTGACCGGCGGCAATATCGACAGCCGCCTTCTGGCCTCCGCCATCATGCGCGGCATGGCCCGCGATGGCCGCCTGACGCGCCTCCGGATCGAGATGATGGATCAGCCGGGCAATCTCGCCCGTGTTACCGAAGTCGTCGCGCGCCTTGGCGCCAACGTCATCGAGGTGAAGCACCAGCGCGAATTCGGCGCCGTTTCACTGAAAATGACCGAAATGGAACTGGTGGTCGAAACCAAGGACCGCGCCCACGCGGACCGTCTGGTCGAGGCCTTGGAAGCCGTCGGCTTCTCGGTAAGCGCCGCCAAAACCGTATAA
- a CDS encoding alpha/beta fold hydrolase, protein MADYKDRYYTSSDGLRLHYRDYDAAGTGDCVETVLCMPGLTRNARDFTEVADHLKGRYRVLVAEQRGRGLSAWDPNPANYHPGTYIGDMFTLLADAGVARVHAVGTSLGGLMTMIISSMKPGFFKSATLNDIGPVIDQVGIERIKGYVGKITPARDWAEAIQRVKAMAVDVYPDFTDAEWDSFTRKIFVEKDGQPILDYDPNIALPFKNATSDAAPSDIWPAFESLKGTPLAVLRGGLSDLLSAETMEEMGRRHEGMVAVTIPNVGHTPILNEPECLAAIDAVIAKGR, encoded by the coding sequence ATGGCTGACTATAAGGATCGTTATTACACCAGCAGCGATGGCCTGCGCCTGCACTACCGCGATTATGACGCGGCGGGCACCGGCGACTGTGTCGAAACGGTCCTTTGCATGCCGGGCCTCACCCGCAACGCGCGCGACTTCACCGAAGTGGCCGATCACCTGAAAGGCCGCTATCGGGTGCTGGTCGCCGAGCAGCGCGGCCGTGGTCTTTCGGCATGGGACCCGAACCCGGCGAACTATCATCCCGGCACCTATATCGGCGACATGTTCACACTGCTCGCGGACGCCGGCGTGGCCCGCGTCCATGCCGTCGGCACCTCGCTTGGCGGGCTGATGACGATGATCATCTCCTCGATGAAGCCCGGCTTCTTCAAATCCGCCACGCTCAACGATATCGGCCCGGTGATTGATCAGGTCGGCATCGAGCGCATCAAGGGCTATGTCGGCAAGATCACCCCGGCCAGGGACTGGGCCGAGGCCATCCAACGCGTGAAGGCCATGGCAGTCGATGTGTATCCCGATTTCACGGACGCGGAATGGGACAGCTTCACCCGCAAGATCTTTGTCGAGAAGGATGGCCAGCCGATCCTCGATTATGACCCGAACATCGCCCTTCCTTTCAAGAATGCGACGTCTGACGCGGCGCCCTCCGATATCTGGCCCGCATTTGAAAGCCTGAAGGGCACCCCCTTGGCCGTGCTACGCGGCGGGCTTTCCGATCTTCTGTCGGCCGAAACGATGGAAGAGATGGGCCGCCGCCACGAGGGCATGGTCGCCGTCACCATCCCGAATGTCGGCCACACACCGATCCTCAACGAGCCCGAATGCCTTGCCGCCATCGACGCCGTGATCGCCAAAGGCCGCTAA
- a CDS encoding class I adenylate-forming enzyme family protein, which produces MSAFDDRAPLLPRILALHGRQRASKTALVADGVRLTWGELTARMNHLAHALRSLGLDEGDRVGIVMSNGAPMAEALIGCIAAGLTSVPINLSVSDAALENMLKDAGARAVIATGDQIARLQPLVGRLDGIRWIAADADLPADWMDFTSLFDTGPCPNTLPIVNPATPMNIIYSSGTTGLPKGIVHTQAGRLGWARDLAITLRYDSAARTLFTIGLYSNISWVGFLGTLLCGGTLYIENGFDARRVLQRIEDDHISHFSMVPIQYQRLLDVPDETDFDLSSLKAVMSCGSPLHADLKRRLFTRLGPKVIELYGLTEGLITTLDPEDAEGRWASVGLPLFGTELKLIDDEGIEVPTGTAGEIVGRGRIVMPGYWNRPEATADATWTDGHGDKWLRTGDIGRFDEDGYLYIVDRKKDMILSGGQNIYPQDIEAVLMEHPAVSEVAVIGVPSERWGETPLAVIVRKVEAEASAMLDWANARLGRQQRLTAVDFIDELPRNPNGKILKRELRERYKDRHYG; this is translated from the coding sequence ATGTCCGCATTCGATGACAGGGCACCCTTGCTCCCCCGCATTCTTGCACTCCACGGGCGGCAGCGTGCCAGCAAGACAGCCCTTGTGGCGGATGGCGTGCGGCTCACTTGGGGCGAACTCACTGCCCGCATGAACCACCTTGCCCATGCACTTCGCTCGCTTGGCCTTGATGAAGGCGACCGGGTCGGCATCGTGATGTCGAACGGCGCCCCGATGGCCGAAGCGCTGATCGGCTGTATCGCCGCAGGCCTCACCTCCGTGCCGATCAACCTGTCGGTCAGCGACGCCGCACTTGAAAATATGCTGAAAGACGCAGGCGCCCGTGCCGTGATCGCGACAGGTGACCAGATCGCGCGCCTTCAGCCGCTCGTAGGGCGACTGGACGGCATCCGCTGGATCGCGGCGGACGCAGACCTGCCCGCCGATTGGATGGATTTCACGAGCCTCTTTGATACAGGCCCCTGCCCTAACACCCTGCCGATAGTGAACCCGGCAACACCGATGAACATCATCTATTCGTCCGGCACCACGGGGCTGCCCAAAGGCATCGTGCATACGCAGGCCGGGCGATTGGGCTGGGCGCGCGATCTGGCCATCACGCTGCGCTACGATAGCGCGGCCCGCACACTTTTCACCATCGGGCTATATTCCAACATCAGCTGGGTCGGCTTTCTCGGAACCCTCCTTTGTGGCGGCACGCTTTATATCGAGAACGGCTTTGACGCCCGGCGTGTGCTACAGCGGATCGAAGACGACCACATCAGCCATTTCTCGATGGTGCCGATCCAGTATCAACGCCTTCTGGATGTGCCGGATGAAACGGATTTTGACCTTTCATCCCTCAAGGCGGTTATGAGCTGCGGCTCACCCCTGCATGCCGACCTGAAGCGCCGGCTTTTCACGCGCCTCGGCCCCAAGGTGATCGAGCTTTACGGCCTGACCGAAGGGCTGATCACCACGCTCGACCCCGAAGACGCCGAAGGCCGCTGGGCCTCGGTCGGCCTGCCACTTTTCGGCACGGAACTGAAGCTGATCGACGATGAAGGCATCGAAGTCCCTACCGGCACCGCGGGCGAGATCGTCGGGCGCGGCCGCATCGTCATGCCCGGCTACTGGAACCGCCCGGAAGCCACAGCCGACGCCACATGGACCGACGGCCACGGCGACAAATGGCTGAGGACAGGCGATATCGGCCGCTTCGATGAAGACGGCTATCTTTATATCGTCGACCGCAAGAAGGACATGATCCTGTCCGGCGGGCAGAATATCTACCCGCAGGATATCGAAGCCGTCCTCATGGAACATCCGGCCGTCAGCGAGGTGGCTGTCATTGGTGTGCCCAGCGAACGTTGGGGCGAAACGCCGCTCGCAGTGATCGTCCGCAAGGTAGAAGCCGAGGCAAGTGCCATGCTCGACTGGGCCAATGCGCGCCTCGGACGCCAGCAACGCTTGACGGCGGTCGATTTCATCGATGAACTGCCGCGCAACCCCAATGGCAAAATCCTGAAACGCGAACTGCGCGAACGTTACAAGGACCGACACTATGGCTGA